The following coding sequences lie in one Carassius gibelio isolate Cgi1373 ecotype wild population from Czech Republic chromosome A17, carGib1.2-hapl.c, whole genome shotgun sequence genomic window:
- the LOC127933460 gene encoding mitoregulin — MAEVSERTLQVALVVSFAAGFIAGWQANRMRRRFLDWRKKRLQDKLAETQKKLDLS, encoded by the coding sequence ATGGCCGAGGTGTCGGAGAGGACGTTACAGGTCGCTTTAGTCGTTTCGTTTGCGGCTGGTTTCATCGCCGGTTGGCAGGCAAACAGAATGCGAAGAAGGTTCTTGGACTGGCGGAAAAAGAGGTTACAAGACAAGCTCGcagaaacacagaagaagctaGACCTGTCATGA
- the LOC128031369 gene encoding tau-tubulin kinase 1-like isoform X1 produces the protein MQCVGPGVHVDENMNGAGEQVDILPSNCLVKERWKVLKKIGGGGFGEIYEANDLLTRENVALKVESAQQPKQVLKMEVAVLKKLQGKNHVCKFIGCGRNDKFNYVVMQLQGRNLADLRRSQPRGTFSMSTTLRLGKQILESIDAIHSVGFLHRDIKPSNFAMGQLPSTCRKCYMLDFGLARQYTNTNGEVRPPRTVAGFRGTVRYASVNAHKNKEMGRHDDLWSLFYMLVEFTVGQLPWRKIKDKEQVGQIKERYEHRNLLKHMPAEFHIFYDHVLDLDYFTKPDYQLLMTVFENSMKERVITENEPYDWEKSGIDTALPTSTHTPPQQNTRQTAGIIGVVNVTPVPGELPRESIGDVLQDEHLSNQENAPPALIPSRPSEPPPAPPAGEGWDETDFNRNKLRISISKVTQVAVEDGVEHLVGGRSVSPARGGEEEPQARPPRYRRVNSPESDRLSAAEDRGDAADKRSRLDMLGSPSRHVYSSQPAQMFSLEAGQGERLAGGHNDVSADGDQEAHSNAFIRSVPLAEEEDFDSREWVMIDKETELKDFHPGAEPTTSGTTDEEPEELRPLEDHEERRRKGHMHGGAEAVVRPKTQRGMLIVAEDEGAGPSPAHSPCHSLPHTCPRRSESEPFGHEGPAAVAEPLPSSSQTRLKRVDFVSGVLMFDELREEGPKTGGSTSDGSPRSSEGSPEGAASTLLAPAHRDHDQEEGSRTLVLVSAGNGQVSPGDGQGTLAAMTPQGERPLPDESEPGPLSSFVKSEPRPIIMTTAAVITSSSSSPPFTKVERTFIHIAETTHLNVMMARHRPPGLDELMSTEHVKEMGGKKEERERVTEREQKESEGISSKREEDEGEKEEDEAEEKVNMNDIEKAEALSHVQPKTTVIEVEEVSREAKMEGRPDGFAPEVEKQREQEQKESPSETSEQHRDPEVEDEKDMSPPEAESPDRKPLQQRRSRIPVLMSEEETGSDKSSQMSQEQLQRTRKSRQHQLARLVLERKQTHLNRSRSASSHSTTQSTTASEDETHQSDDSARGDRGADGRIRSRIPRPVTPIMGTSDQLGATTLPQTQRSVSFIHYRTNSSINPKIQKSASLHTNIHQQPPKPQLRPSKTLPPRTPSSGPSHSQASRTATRTITRTSALYATRSISTSPRSHVTSRTDSPSPQRIRRQPAANEMQRQPKPPCPSQSKSKPQDSTPKKSKTQPSTSSQMAKKDPMESKTKTR, from the exons ATGCAGTGCGTAGGGCCAGGTGTCCACGTCGACGAAAACATGAACGGGGCGGGGGAGCAGGTCGACATCCTGCCCTCCAACTGCTTGGTAAAGGAGCGCTGGAAAGTG CTGAAGAAGATTGGGGGTGGAGGGTTCGGGGAAATCTATGAGGCCAATGACCTGTTGACACGGGAGAATGTGGCTCTTAAGGTGGAATCCGCTCAACAGCCAAAACAAGTGCTAAAGATGGAGGTTGCTGTGCTAAAGAAACTACAAG GAAAGAATCACGTTTGCAAATTTATTGGATGTGGAAGAAATGACAAGTTCAATTACGTGGTCATGCAGCTGCag GGAAGGAATCTCGCTGATCTCAGGAGGAGTCAGCCTAGAGGGACGTTCAGTATGAGCACGACTCTACGGTTGGGGAAACAGATTCTGGAGTCTATTGATGCCATTCACTCTGTGGGCTTCCTGCACAGAGACATTAAACCT TCTAATTTTGCCATGGGCCAATTGCCGTCTACCTGTAGGAAGTGTTACATGCTGGACTTTGGTTTGGCACGACAGTACACTAACACAAATGGGGAGGTGCGACCT CCCAGGACAGTGGCTGGGTTCAGAGGGACAGTACGCTACGCTTCCGTTAACGCTCATAAAAACAAG GAAATGGGTCGTCATGATGATCTGTGGTCATTGTTTTATATGCTGGTAGAGTTTACTGTTGGACAGTTACCATGGCGTAAGATAAAAGATAAG GAGCAGGTAGGACAGATTAAAGAGCGCTATGAGCACAGGAATCTATTGAAACACATGCCTGCTGAGTTTCATATCTTTTATGACCATGTGCTGGATTTAGATTACTTCACCAAACCAGATTATCAG TTGCTAATGACGGTATTTGAGAACAGCATGAAAGAGAGGGTGATAACAGAAAATGAGCCTTATGACTGGGAAAAATCTGGAATAGATACAGCCCTCCCCACCAGCACACACACGCCACCACAACAAAACACACGGCAAACTGCTGGCATCATAGG GGTGGTGAATGTGACACCAGTACCTGGTGAATTACCGAGGGAAAGCATTGGTGATGTTCTGCAAGATGAACACCTGAGTAACCAAGAGAACGCTCCACCTGCTTTAATACCCAGCAGGCCGAGCGAACCTCCTCCAGCCCCACCTGCTGGTGAAGGATGGGATGAAACTGACTTCAACCGTAACAAACTCAGGATCAGCATCAGTAAGGTA ACACAAGTAGCAGTAGAGGATGGGGTGGAGCATTTAGTAGGAGGGAGGTCCGTTTCCCCAGCGAGGGGTGGAGAAGAAGAACCTCAGGCCCGTCCTCCAAGGTACCGTAGAGTCAATAGCCCAGAATCTGACCGCCTGTCTGCTGCAGAGGATAGAGGCGATGCTGCAGATAAACG CTCTCGTTTGGACATGCTGGGTTCTCCATCCAGGCACGTCTACTCTTCCCAGCCTGCTCAAATGTTCTCTTTAGAAGCTGGACAAGGAGAACGATTGGCCGGTGGCCACAATGATGTCTCTGCAGATGGTGACCAGGAAGCCCACAGCAATGCCTTCATCCGCTCAGTCCCGCTGGCAGAGGAGGAGGACTTTGACAGCAGGGAGTGGGTGATGATTGACAAAGAAACAGAGTTAAAAGACTTCCATCCTGGGGCAGAGCCCACCACCTCAGGCACCACGGATGAGGAACCAGAGGAATTGCGCCCCCTTGAGGACCACGAGGAGAGGAGAAGGAAAGGACATATGCATGGTGGAGCTGAGGCTGTGGTACGACCCAAAACGCAACGTGGGATGTTGATTGTAGCAGAGGACGAGGGGGCGGGACCGAGCCCCGCCCATTCACCTTGTCACTCGTTGCCTCATACCTGCCCAAGAAGGAGTGAGTCAGAGCCATTTGGACATGAAGGACCG GCCGCAGTGGCTGAACCTTTGCCTTCTTCCTCTCAGACACGTCTGAAGCGAGTCGACTTTGTGTCTGGTGTGTTGATGTTTGACGAACTAAGAGAAGAGGGTCCGAAGACTGGAGGCTCCACCAGTGATGGAAGCCCTCGGAGTAGTGAGGGAAGCCCAGAGGGTGCTGCATCCACTCTACTCGCCCCGGCCCACCGGGACCACGACCAAGAAGAGGGCTCACGCACGCTGGTGCTTGTGTCTGCCGGAAACGGGCAGGTTTCACCTGGAGATGGGCAGGGAACTCTCGCCGCGATGACACCGCAGGGAGAGCGACCCTTGCCGGATGAATCCGAacctggtcctctctcctccttcGTTAAGTCAGAGCCCAGACCTATCATCATGACAACTGCAGCTGTTATCACCAGCAGTTCTTCCTCACCGCCATTCACCAAGGTGGAACGCACTTTTATTCACATTGCTGAGACGACGCATCTCAATGTCATGATGGCCAGACACCGTCCGCCTGGCCTGGATGAGCTGATGTCTACTGAGCATGTGAAGGAGATGGGTGGAAAGAAAGAGGAGAGGGAAAGGGTCACTGAACGAGAGCAAAAGGAAAGTGAGGGGATTTCATCAAAGAGAGAAGAGGATGAGGGGGAAAAGGAAGAGGATGAAGCGGAAGAAAAAGTAAATATGAATGACATAGAGAAGGCAGAGGCTTTGTCACATGTCCAGCCAAAGACTACAGTAATTGAGGTAGAAGAAGTCTCCAGAGAAGCCAAAATGGAAGGCAGACCAGATGGGTTTGCACCAGAAGTAGAGAAGCAAAGGGAACAGGAGCAGAAAGAGAGTCCTTCAGAAACATCTGAACAACACAGAGATCCAGAGGTGGAGGATGAGAAGGACATGTCTCCACCAGAGGCGGAGTCACCTGATAGAAAGCCACTCCAGCAGAGGCGGAGCCGTATCCCTGTGCTTATGTCAGAGGAGGAAACAGGCTCAGATAAATCTTCGCAGATGAGTCAAGAGCAGTTGCAGCGAACTCGCAAAAGCCGACAACATCAGCTGGCTCGTCTTGTCCTGGAGCGTAAACAAACCCACCTGAATCGTTCTCGCTCCGCTTCCTCGCACTCCACGACACAATCAACCACTGCATCTGAAGATGAAACCCACCAATCAGACGACTCAGCGAGAGGAGATAGAGGAGCAGATGGGAGGATTAGGAGCAGAATCCCTCGTCCAGTCACACCTATCATGGGGACATCTGACCAACTAGGTGCCACGACCCTTCCACAAACCCAGAGATCTGTGTCTTTCATTCATTACAG AACCAACAGTTCTATCAATCCCAAGATTCAAAAGTCTGCAAGTCTGCACACAAATATCCATCAGCAGCCACCTAAACCTCAGCTCCGTCCCTCTAAAACACTTCCACCCCGTACACCATCTTCAGGCCCCTCCCACTCACAAGCAAGTCGGACCGCCACACGTACCATTACCCGTACCTCAGCACTTTATGCCACTCGGAGCATCAGCACCTCTCCTCGGAGCCACGTCACCTCTCGCACCGACAGCCCTTCGCCTCAGCGCATTCGTCGACAGCCTGCAGCCAATGAAATGCAACGACAGCCCAAACCTCCTTGCCCGTCGCAGTCCAAATCCAAACCTCAGGATTCCACCCCCAAAAAGAGCAAAACCCAACCATCAACCTCATCGCAAATGGCAAAGAAAGATCCAATGGAATCAAAGACTAAAACAAGATAA
- the LOC128031369 gene encoding tau-tubulin kinase 1-like isoform X2 produces the protein MQCVGPGVHVDENMNGAGEQVDILPSNCLVKERWKVLKKIGGGGFGEIYEANDLLTRENVALKVESAQQPKQVLKMEVAVLKKLQGKNHVCKFIGCGRNDKFNYVVMQLQGRNLADLRRSQPRGTFSMSTTLRLGKQILESIDAIHSVGFLHRDIKPSNFAMGQLPSTCRKCYMLDFGLARQYTNTNGEVRPPRTVAGFRGTVRYASVNAHKNKEMGRHDDLWSLFYMLVEFTVGQLPWRKIKDKEQVGQIKERYEHRNLLKHMPAEFHIFYDHVLDLDYFTKPDYQLLMTVFENSMKERVITENEPYDWEKSGIDTALPTSTHTPPQQNTRQTAGIIGVVNVTPVPGELPRESIGDVLQDEHLSNQENAPPALIPSRPSEPPPAPPAGEGWDETDFNRNKLRISISKTQVAVEDGVEHLVGGRSVSPARGGEEEPQARPPRYRRVNSPESDRLSAAEDRGDAADKRSRLDMLGSPSRHVYSSQPAQMFSLEAGQGERLAGGHNDVSADGDQEAHSNAFIRSVPLAEEEDFDSREWVMIDKETELKDFHPGAEPTTSGTTDEEPEELRPLEDHEERRRKGHMHGGAEAVVRPKTQRGMLIVAEDEGAGPSPAHSPCHSLPHTCPRRSESEPFGHEGPAAVAEPLPSSSQTRLKRVDFVSGVLMFDELREEGPKTGGSTSDGSPRSSEGSPEGAASTLLAPAHRDHDQEEGSRTLVLVSAGNGQVSPGDGQGTLAAMTPQGERPLPDESEPGPLSSFVKSEPRPIIMTTAAVITSSSSSPPFTKVERTFIHIAETTHLNVMMARHRPPGLDELMSTEHVKEMGGKKEERERVTEREQKESEGISSKREEDEGEKEEDEAEEKVNMNDIEKAEALSHVQPKTTVIEVEEVSREAKMEGRPDGFAPEVEKQREQEQKESPSETSEQHRDPEVEDEKDMSPPEAESPDRKPLQQRRSRIPVLMSEEETGSDKSSQMSQEQLQRTRKSRQHQLARLVLERKQTHLNRSRSASSHSTTQSTTASEDETHQSDDSARGDRGADGRIRSRIPRPVTPIMGTSDQLGATTLPQTQRSVSFIHYRTNSSINPKIQKSASLHTNIHQQPPKPQLRPSKTLPPRTPSSGPSHSQASRTATRTITRTSALYATRSISTSPRSHVTSRTDSPSPQRIRRQPAANEMQRQPKPPCPSQSKSKPQDSTPKKSKTQPSTSSQMAKKDPMESKTKTR, from the exons ATGCAGTGCGTAGGGCCAGGTGTCCACGTCGACGAAAACATGAACGGGGCGGGGGAGCAGGTCGACATCCTGCCCTCCAACTGCTTGGTAAAGGAGCGCTGGAAAGTG CTGAAGAAGATTGGGGGTGGAGGGTTCGGGGAAATCTATGAGGCCAATGACCTGTTGACACGGGAGAATGTGGCTCTTAAGGTGGAATCCGCTCAACAGCCAAAACAAGTGCTAAAGATGGAGGTTGCTGTGCTAAAGAAACTACAAG GAAAGAATCACGTTTGCAAATTTATTGGATGTGGAAGAAATGACAAGTTCAATTACGTGGTCATGCAGCTGCag GGAAGGAATCTCGCTGATCTCAGGAGGAGTCAGCCTAGAGGGACGTTCAGTATGAGCACGACTCTACGGTTGGGGAAACAGATTCTGGAGTCTATTGATGCCATTCACTCTGTGGGCTTCCTGCACAGAGACATTAAACCT TCTAATTTTGCCATGGGCCAATTGCCGTCTACCTGTAGGAAGTGTTACATGCTGGACTTTGGTTTGGCACGACAGTACACTAACACAAATGGGGAGGTGCGACCT CCCAGGACAGTGGCTGGGTTCAGAGGGACAGTACGCTACGCTTCCGTTAACGCTCATAAAAACAAG GAAATGGGTCGTCATGATGATCTGTGGTCATTGTTTTATATGCTGGTAGAGTTTACTGTTGGACAGTTACCATGGCGTAAGATAAAAGATAAG GAGCAGGTAGGACAGATTAAAGAGCGCTATGAGCACAGGAATCTATTGAAACACATGCCTGCTGAGTTTCATATCTTTTATGACCATGTGCTGGATTTAGATTACTTCACCAAACCAGATTATCAG TTGCTAATGACGGTATTTGAGAACAGCATGAAAGAGAGGGTGATAACAGAAAATGAGCCTTATGACTGGGAAAAATCTGGAATAGATACAGCCCTCCCCACCAGCACACACACGCCACCACAACAAAACACACGGCAAACTGCTGGCATCATAGG GGTGGTGAATGTGACACCAGTACCTGGTGAATTACCGAGGGAAAGCATTGGTGATGTTCTGCAAGATGAACACCTGAGTAACCAAGAGAACGCTCCACCTGCTTTAATACCCAGCAGGCCGAGCGAACCTCCTCCAGCCCCACCTGCTGGTGAAGGATGGGATGAAACTGACTTCAACCGTAACAAACTCAGGATCAGCATCAGTAAG ACACAAGTAGCAGTAGAGGATGGGGTGGAGCATTTAGTAGGAGGGAGGTCCGTTTCCCCAGCGAGGGGTGGAGAAGAAGAACCTCAGGCCCGTCCTCCAAGGTACCGTAGAGTCAATAGCCCAGAATCTGACCGCCTGTCTGCTGCAGAGGATAGAGGCGATGCTGCAGATAAACG CTCTCGTTTGGACATGCTGGGTTCTCCATCCAGGCACGTCTACTCTTCCCAGCCTGCTCAAATGTTCTCTTTAGAAGCTGGACAAGGAGAACGATTGGCCGGTGGCCACAATGATGTCTCTGCAGATGGTGACCAGGAAGCCCACAGCAATGCCTTCATCCGCTCAGTCCCGCTGGCAGAGGAGGAGGACTTTGACAGCAGGGAGTGGGTGATGATTGACAAAGAAACAGAGTTAAAAGACTTCCATCCTGGGGCAGAGCCCACCACCTCAGGCACCACGGATGAGGAACCAGAGGAATTGCGCCCCCTTGAGGACCACGAGGAGAGGAGAAGGAAAGGACATATGCATGGTGGAGCTGAGGCTGTGGTACGACCCAAAACGCAACGTGGGATGTTGATTGTAGCAGAGGACGAGGGGGCGGGACCGAGCCCCGCCCATTCACCTTGTCACTCGTTGCCTCATACCTGCCCAAGAAGGAGTGAGTCAGAGCCATTTGGACATGAAGGACCG GCCGCAGTGGCTGAACCTTTGCCTTCTTCCTCTCAGACACGTCTGAAGCGAGTCGACTTTGTGTCTGGTGTGTTGATGTTTGACGAACTAAGAGAAGAGGGTCCGAAGACTGGAGGCTCCACCAGTGATGGAAGCCCTCGGAGTAGTGAGGGAAGCCCAGAGGGTGCTGCATCCACTCTACTCGCCCCGGCCCACCGGGACCACGACCAAGAAGAGGGCTCACGCACGCTGGTGCTTGTGTCTGCCGGAAACGGGCAGGTTTCACCTGGAGATGGGCAGGGAACTCTCGCCGCGATGACACCGCAGGGAGAGCGACCCTTGCCGGATGAATCCGAacctggtcctctctcctccttcGTTAAGTCAGAGCCCAGACCTATCATCATGACAACTGCAGCTGTTATCACCAGCAGTTCTTCCTCACCGCCATTCACCAAGGTGGAACGCACTTTTATTCACATTGCTGAGACGACGCATCTCAATGTCATGATGGCCAGACACCGTCCGCCTGGCCTGGATGAGCTGATGTCTACTGAGCATGTGAAGGAGATGGGTGGAAAGAAAGAGGAGAGGGAAAGGGTCACTGAACGAGAGCAAAAGGAAAGTGAGGGGATTTCATCAAAGAGAGAAGAGGATGAGGGGGAAAAGGAAGAGGATGAAGCGGAAGAAAAAGTAAATATGAATGACATAGAGAAGGCAGAGGCTTTGTCACATGTCCAGCCAAAGACTACAGTAATTGAGGTAGAAGAAGTCTCCAGAGAAGCCAAAATGGAAGGCAGACCAGATGGGTTTGCACCAGAAGTAGAGAAGCAAAGGGAACAGGAGCAGAAAGAGAGTCCTTCAGAAACATCTGAACAACACAGAGATCCAGAGGTGGAGGATGAGAAGGACATGTCTCCACCAGAGGCGGAGTCACCTGATAGAAAGCCACTCCAGCAGAGGCGGAGCCGTATCCCTGTGCTTATGTCAGAGGAGGAAACAGGCTCAGATAAATCTTCGCAGATGAGTCAAGAGCAGTTGCAGCGAACTCGCAAAAGCCGACAACATCAGCTGGCTCGTCTTGTCCTGGAGCGTAAACAAACCCACCTGAATCGTTCTCGCTCCGCTTCCTCGCACTCCACGACACAATCAACCACTGCATCTGAAGATGAAACCCACCAATCAGACGACTCAGCGAGAGGAGATAGAGGAGCAGATGGGAGGATTAGGAGCAGAATCCCTCGTCCAGTCACACCTATCATGGGGACATCTGACCAACTAGGTGCCACGACCCTTCCACAAACCCAGAGATCTGTGTCTTTCATTCATTACAG AACCAACAGTTCTATCAATCCCAAGATTCAAAAGTCTGCAAGTCTGCACACAAATATCCATCAGCAGCCACCTAAACCTCAGCTCCGTCCCTCTAAAACACTTCCACCCCGTACACCATCTTCAGGCCCCTCCCACTCACAAGCAAGTCGGACCGCCACACGTACCATTACCCGTACCTCAGCACTTTATGCCACTCGGAGCATCAGCACCTCTCCTCGGAGCCACGTCACCTCTCGCACCGACAGCCCTTCGCCTCAGCGCATTCGTCGACAGCCTGCAGCCAATGAAATGCAACGACAGCCCAAACCTCCTTGCCCGTCGCAGTCCAAATCCAAACCTCAGGATTCCACCCCCAAAAAGAGCAAAACCCAACCATCAACCTCATCGCAAATGGCAAAGAAAGATCCAATGGAATCAAAGACTAAAACAAGATAA